The sequence CCTAATCGCTTCGGCAGTACTTCCATCACCCGTAAGGCATCTTCCCTGTTAGTAAACCCCAACAGAAAATCATCCGCAAAGCGGATGATGAAGCTGCCACCTCGCAGTAATGGCTGGATTTGGTCTTTGAACCAGGTATCCAAAACATAGTGTAAATAAACGTTGCTAAGCAATGGGGAAACGCTCCCCCCTTGAGGCGTTCCTTCTGTTGGATACGTCACCTGTCCATTTTCAATTATGCCGGCCTTCAACCACTTGTCGATCATTTTCCTTATCACACCATCTTTTATCTTTAGGTCAAGGAACTCCCGCAAACATTGATGATTGATACTCCCAAAGTAGTTTTGCATGTCAGCGTCTATTATATAGCGCATCCGGTTTACGCTCACTTCTCTGGATAATTCCTCCAATGCCTGATGTTGAGATTTCCCAGGTCTAAAACCATACGAACAGGAATAGAATATTTCCTCGTAGACTGTTGTCAGCACTCGGGTTACCGACGTCTGGAGTAATTTATCGTCCAACGTTGGCAAACCCAGCGGCCGGTATTTACCCTCTCCTTTGGGTATAAGTACTCGTCGGATATGGGGCGCACGATAAACACCGCTCTTAAATGCAGTCAATAGTTGAGGTATTCTTTCTTCTCTTTGCTTATTATAGTCAATCCATTTTTCTCCATCTACCCCGCTTGCCCCTTTCTTATTGAGGCTATCGAAGCAGGAATTTAACATATCAACATTAATAAACTCATGCAGGTTCGTCAAGGCTTCTCCCCGGTATTTCCTTGCCCGTGCCGCTATCTGCATCTCTACTGTTAACACTTCTTTCATGTCTCTGGTACATTTAGTGTTGCTAAGATGCTGGTTCCGTAAACAGACATCCCCCTTCCTTACTCAGTGGCTTTCATAGAGCTGATTTCCCACCTTTCTAACAGTACTATGAGGATGCTAAGACTGCCTTCGTCCTTCTCCTTGCCTTCGATCTCTCTCGGCGTGGATACCTCCCGATATCACCTTTTCTTAACGCAATACAAGGTGGTGATACTAACCTTGGATGCCTGGATTATTTATTGCTCGGTAAATCCTTAAATAAAAAATCCGACTTCCGTTCGGAGACGTTAGGCTCTCCTGTGTTCCCGTATTACCCCTGTCTACCTTTGATATGTTCTCAGACCCCGGTCGAATCGCCCCTGCTCGTCAGGTAACGCAGGTTAGATGTTGCATTAGCATTTCGAACAACTAAAGCTTCAACATTGAGGACAGTTTCGAGGTTCAATAGCATACCTTCAGTAGTCGCTGTCTACGCTTCGTGCCACCATTACTGATGACTACGCAAGACTCGCTTCCGGTGGTTGACTAGACCTTGTCGGGCAGGATTGAGAACCTGCCGGGTAATTTCGAGGCGTTTCATTTATAAATCCCCGCCTCACGGACTTTGCACAGCGCAATCGAATATTGTCCCCTGTAGCCCGCAAAAGGGAAACAATCAATATTGATTGTTTCCCTTTTTTTATGCAGATAAGTTATTGGTTAAAATATTATTTCCCATTTGGGCAGCCAAAATGATGTTTGTGCTTTTCGTGAGAGAACAGGATAAATAGTCAAGCTGCGTGTTTAAAAATAGATTTACCAAATTCTTCAGGGGACAAATAACCGAGCACGTCCCGGCAGTTGCCCTTCCGACTCATACTTTGCTTTACGGACGTGCCCCTAAGTAAATTTCTACATTCCTGAGAAGCATATTTTGCGTCCCTGTCTGAGTGGAAGATCATTCTTTCCCCCACTGAGCTGTTTCTGATTGCCATTTTCCATGCTGCGACCACTGTGGATTGGCTGTCATGTCTGAACTCATGGCCCATCCTATTATTTCCCAGTCGAAAAGATCCATAATAACAGTAAGATAAAGCCATCCGTTCTTCGTTCGGATGTAAGTCAGATCCGATACCCATTTTTCAGAAGTATGTTCTGAGGTAAACTCTCTGTTTAACAGGTTTTCGGACACTTCCAGCTTATGATTACTATCTGTTGTACAGACAGACTTTAAACTTGCCTGTAATAATGCTTCGGAACCCCTTCTTTTTCATTACTCGTGCTACTTCCGGCCTGGAAGCATACAATCTCTGAGATTTGAGTTCTTTCACTATTTTGGGACTTCCATACCGACCTTTACTCCGATGAAAGATTATCTCAAACTTTTCGCTCATCTTTTCCCTGCTTCTGGCAAGTAATGACGGTTCCCTGGGGAGCCAGTTGTAATAACCACTACGGCCTACTTGGAAAACCATACACATCGTCTCGACATCAAATTCTGCCTGATGGTCTTTTATGAACCTGAATATTTGTTTGTCTTCACTGGAGAAGATGCTCACTGCCTTTTGTTACGAACTATTCGTTAAAGCATTATAACTAATGCCCAACAACACAATTATTGCGCATAAAAACTTATGCTGTCATTTTCTGTATAGATAAATAGTATTTCCCTTATCGTTAGTAAATTATCGTACAAATATTTTGTACTGATAGTATGTGTCCTATTTTTTATCATTAAAAGTATTAACTTCTTTTTATCATTTTAATGCATTGTTTGTAAAAAACAATTATTACTTTAGAGATGATAACCAACGTTAAAGTATCCGCCAACCAGAAAGAATAAATATGAAATATTTGATTTAACCTAAACCAACATTTTAAGCTGAATAATGAAATATCCTTATTACCGTCAACATGACTTGATGGATTGTGGACCCACGTGCCTACGTATGATTGCTAAATTTTATGGTAAATCTTACGGCGCGGAATATTTAAAGAAAAAATGCCAACAGCATCGTTATGGGACATCCTTACTTGGAATCAGTGAAGGGGCCGAGAGCATTGGATTCAAAACCCTCGCTGTCAAAATTGATTTTGACACATTTGTAAAGAAGGCCATTTTGCCTTGCATTGTTCTTTGGGATCAGGTACACTATGTTGTCGTCTATAAAGTCTCGGCAACGCAGGTTTTAATTGCTGATCCGGCCAGAGGAAAATTAAAACTTACAGCGAATGAATTCAAGGAAAAGTGGTTAAGCATTAAAGAAGAAACGATCCGCTCCGGCGTTGTTTTACTATTAGATCCTGCAGCAAATTTTAACGATGCTGAAGAGGATGAGCCAGAACACAAAGCGGGGATTGATCTGAAAAATGTATTGGCACATTTTGGCAGGCTCAAAACCCTGATAGCCCAACTGGGACTGGGTATGCTGGTAGGAATGGTATTACAGTTAATCCTGCCGTTTCTTACCCAGTCATTAGTGGATGTTGGCATTGCAGGTAATGACCTGAACTTTGTCACGATTGTATTGGTGGGGCAGCTCATGATTTTTCTGGGAAGTACAGTCGTGGATTTTATCCGTAGCTATATACTATTACATGTGGGTACAAGAGTGAATATTTCTCTGCTCACAGAGTTTTTTATGAAATTGATGAAGTTACCTATGTCATATTTTGATTCCAAAATGACAGGGGATACCATGCAACGATTGGGTGATCATAATCGCATTCAATCCTTTTTCACGAATACCTTGCTAACTACTGCTTTTGGCATCGTCAACTTTATCGTATTCACTTTTCTTGCTGTTTCATATAGCGCTCAACTGTTTTTCATATTTCTTGGTGGTAGCATCTTATATCTGTTTTGGATACTAATATTTATGCCGGTAAGGAAGAGAATGGATTTCAGGCAGTTTAGTTTAAATGCGGGCAACCAGAGCCTTACGATCGAAATGATTCAGGGAATGCAGGAAATCAAGCTCAATAATGCCGAAAAGCAAAAGCGGTGGAAATGGGAGATTATTCAGGCCAGGATATTTAAACTAAGCATTCGCAATTTATTTATTAATCAGTTTCAGTCAGCAGGTGCGATGCTGATCAATCAGGCCAAGAATATCCTGGTTTCATTTATTGCTGCCAGGGAAGTGATTAATGGAAATATATCATTGGGCGGCATGATGGCCATTCAATATATCATCGGACAGCTGAATAGCCCTATTCAACAAATTATTCAGTTCATACAGGCATTGCAGGATGCTAAAATCAGTATGGAACGGATTAATGAGGTGCATAAAATGGAGGACGAAAATGCTCCTGGCAAGGTGTTGCTCGAAGGATTGCCAGCCAGTAAGCACATTGAGCTGAACAATGTTAGTTATATGTACCCTGGTTCAAATGATAATTATGTATTGAAGAATATTCAGTTACAAATCCCTGAGGGAAAAACGACTGCTATTGTAGGTACTAGTGGGAGCGGTAAAACAACGCTGTTAAAACTACTGCTAAGATTTTATAACCTCGAAGAAGGTGAAATCAGGGTAGGGGGATCCCGGCTTAGTCAGTACAATACTGGTGTGTGGCGCGGAAAATGTGGTATTGTTATGCAGGAAGGTTACATCTTTTCGGATACAATCGCCGCCAATATTGCAGTGGCAGACGAAACGCCTGACTACGACAGATTATTGCATGCTATCAAAGTAGCCAACTTACAGACCTTTATTGACTCTCTGCCCATGGGCATGAATACAAAAATTGGTAGCCAGGGTAATGGTGTTAGCCAGGGACAGAAGCAAAGAATTTTAATTGCCAGAGCTGTATATAAAGATCCCGATTATATCCTGTTCGATGAAGCTACGAACTCGCTGGATGCTAACAATGAGCGGGTTATTATGAATAACCTGGAGTCCTTCTTCGAAGGACGTACTGTAGTGATTGTAGCGCATAGACTGAGCACGGTGAAAAAAGCAGATAACATAGT is a genomic window of Chitinophaga sp. LS1 containing:
- a CDS encoding reverse transcriptase domain-containing protein, translating into MKEVLTVEMQIAARARKYRGEALTNLHEFINVDMLNSCFDSLNKKGASGVDGEKWIDYNKQREERIPQLLTAFKSGVYRAPHIRRVLIPKGEGKYRPLGLPTLDDKLLQTSVTRVLTTVYEEIFYSCSYGFRPGKSQHQALEELSREVSVNRMRYIIDADMQNYFGSINHQCLREFLDLKIKDGVIRKMIDKWLKAGIIENGQVTYPTEGTPQGGSVSPLLSNVYLHYVLDTWFKDQIQPLLRGGSFIIRFADDFLLGFTNREDALRVMEVLPKRLGKSGLTLHPEKTRLIDLEEEKKGGNHPIKTFDFLGFTHYMSMPPGSLNLNTIFHTSFA
- a CDS encoding DDE-type integrase/transposase/recombinase, whose amino-acid sequence is MGHEFRHDSQSTVVAAWKMAIRNSSVGERMIFHSDRDAKYASQECRNLLRGTSVKQSMSRKGNCRDVLGYLSPEEFGKSIFKHAA
- a CDS encoding DDE-type integrase/transposase/recombinase, with the protein product MSENLLNREFTSEHTSEKWVSDLTYIRTKNGWLYLTVIMDLFDWEIIGWAMSSDMTANPQWSQHGKWQSETAQWGKE
- a CDS encoding IS3 family transposase; translated protein: MCMVFQVGRSGYYNWLPREPSLLARSREKMSEKFEIIFHRSKGRYGSPKIVKELKSQRLYASRPEVARVMKKKGFRSIITGKFKVCLYNR
- a CDS encoding peptidase domain-containing ABC transporter; translated protein: MKYPYYRQHDLMDCGPTCLRMIAKFYGKSYGAEYLKKKCQQHRYGTSLLGISEGAESIGFKTLAVKIDFDTFVKKAILPCIVLWDQVHYVVVYKVSATQVLIADPARGKLKLTANEFKEKWLSIKEETIRSGVVLLLDPAANFNDAEEDEPEHKAGIDLKNVLAHFGRLKTLIAQLGLGMLVGMVLQLILPFLTQSLVDVGIAGNDLNFVTIVLVGQLMIFLGSTVVDFIRSYILLHVGTRVNISLLTEFFMKLMKLPMSYFDSKMTGDTMQRLGDHNRIQSFFTNTLLTTAFGIVNFIVFTFLAVSYSAQLFFIFLGGSILYLFWILIFMPVRKRMDFRQFSLNAGNQSLTIEMIQGMQEIKLNNAEKQKRWKWEIIQARIFKLSIRNLFINQFQSAGAMLINQAKNILVSFIAAREVINGNISLGGMMAIQYIIGQLNSPIQQIIQFIQALQDAKISMERINEVHKMEDENAPGKVLLEGLPASKHIELNNVSYMYPGSNDNYVLKNIQLQIPEGKTTAIVGTSGSGKTTLLKLLLRFYNLEEGEIRVGGSRLSQYNTGVWRGKCGIVMQEGYIFSDTIAANIAVADETPDYDRLLHAIKVANLQTFIDSLPMGMNTKIGSQGNGVSQGQKQRILIARAVYKDPDYILFDEATNSLDANNERVIMNNLESFFEGRTVVIVAHRLSTVKKADNIVVLRDGQIKESGTHESLLELRQEYYELVKNQLELGN